The sequence below is a genomic window from Natrinema salaciae.
ATTGGTGCCACGGTAGCAATCACCATAGATTTTGGCCGCTTTCGGGCCAAAATAATGAAAAAGTTGAATTTTAATCCCGATATCGGTGTACGAATACGGGACTGATCACGGAGCAGAGAACCGATTTCCGCCGTTCGACCGACCGGGGAGCTGGCCGTGTGGTATGATCACAATTCCCGCTGTTAGCAGGCGGAGGGGTCGAGGAAATCAGCTATTTCTCGATAATACTCTCCTCGACGGTCTCGCCGAAGTGCCGCGCCGTGTCCTCGTAGTAGAGCAGGATCTCGTCGCCGACCTCAAGGTCCGTCACCGCCTTTCGCCCCTCGGCGGCGGCGACCTTGATCGTCTCGGCGTTCTGGAGCAGGGTCTCGACGCGGTCGCCGCTCTCGGTCTCGAGGGCGATCCGGAACATCGGCCGCTGTTCGATCTTGACCCGACCGACGATGGCCTCGCGCGTGTTGCCGTCGGTATCGACCACCTGGACCTCGTCGCCGCTGCGGAGCTCCGAGAGGTATTTCGTGCCGCCGTCCGGGGTGCGGACGTAGGCGTGGACCGCGCCCGCGTTGACCCGGAAGGGGCGCGAGGCGACGTACGGCGATTCGGCCGTTTCGCCGTGGACGAAGACCAGCCCGCGACTCATCGAACCGACGAGCATTCCCTCGTCGTGCTCGAGCAGGTTGCCGGTGTCGACGCAGACTCGGTCGGCACTGCCGGCCCGTTCGACGTCGAGGATCTCGGCGTACTCGAGTTCGAGGCGCTCACGCGCGGCCTCGTCGCGCACTTCGACGGTCTTTCGGATCTCGTCGGGGTCGTCGGAGTCGAGCAACACGGCATCCGAGCCGATCTCGAGGGTTTCGAAGGCCGTCTTGGCCTCCTCGGCGCTGGTGACGCCCGCGACGAGGTCGGTCTCCTCGCCGATGCGGGCGATCAGGTTCTCGAGGGGGATGATCGTCCAGTCCTCGCCGATGACGATCGTGTAGTCGGCTTCCTCGGCGGCGGTCTCGGCGAAGCGTTCGTACTCCGTGCCCAGGATCCGGACGTACGCGCCGCGGTCGAACTCGCCGTCCCGGCGCAACGTCGAGAGATCCGCCGAACCCGAGAAGTCCTCGGGGAGGTCGATCGTGGCGTCACCCTCCCCGTCTTTCCCGACGACGACCGCGTCCGCCTGCGCGGCCGGATCGTCGTCGCTCTCGTCGGACTCGGCGGCGTCGATGTCGTCGACCAGGGTCACGTCCCCGTCGGTCCGAAACGCCGCGACGTTGATATCGCCGAGTTCGCGGACGCGTTCGACGTCCTCCTCGTCGACCAGTACCCAGTCTACACCCGCCTCGAGCGCGGCGGTGATCCGCGCCCGGCGGTCGTCCCAGTCGCCGACGGTGTCGTCGGCTTTTACCCAGACAGATCGCGTCATGAATCGACCGTCGAAGGGAACCGGCTTGAACGTGGCGAATCGGGCAGGGGCGACGGCCCGGTCGGCACCCACGCGAACCGATCGGGGTCCGCTCGCCGGTTTCCGAACTCGTCGTTACTGTCTCTACTGAATAGATTATGTCAACACCCTCGCCAGTAGCAAAAGGGCCGACAGTCACGAAAGTAACGAAAGTACTGATACCTTCTCAGAAGTTGATAATATAGGGCCGGGCGATCGTTCGCATATGGGTCAGCGCCACCTCGAGACGGACGCCGAACTGTCGATCGACTGCGCCGCCTCCCGGCTCGAGATGGATCCCGCGGCCGACATCGCCCGGGCGGCGTTCGAGCACGCGGGCGAGCTGGCGGCCCTCGAGTACGGCCGGTCGGCGGCCGTGCTGGGAGCCCTCCGGCTCGCCGCTCGCCGCACCGACGTCCGCGCCCTCGACCACGACCGGCTCGCGGACGCGTTCGACGTCGATCCGGAACGGGTCGTCGCCGCCCACGAGTTGCTGGCACGGCACCTGACGCCGCCCGCGGACGCCGACGAGATCCGCTCGCTGCGGCGGACGCTCATCGTGGCCCAGGAGGTCCTGGCCGCGATCGAGCGCGGCCGCGCCGCTGGCCCCGAGCTTCCGGGCTCGCACCTCGCTGACGCCGCGCCCTTCCTGCTCGCTCGCGCGAGCAGCCACCTCGACTCCCGAACCGACCGCGAGTTCCCGGGGCTCGACGCGGCGGCGCTTCGCGCCCACATCGACCGGCTCGAGGCCGACCTCGAGCTGGCTCGGCTGGGAACGAAACTGTACGCCCTGGTCCACGACGGGGACTGATCCGTCTTCGGCCCTCCACCTGCCGCACTCGGCCCTCCACCTGCCGCACTCGGCCCGAACCGCACCGGTCCCGCCCTATCGCATCTCGCTGGTCTCGTCGATGAGCTTGTGTCTGAACGCCCGGTAGGCGTTTTCGCCCCGCTCGGTCAGTTCGACCACGCGACGGCGACCGACCGACTCGATCGTGACATAGCCGTCCTCGGCGAGCGGCTCGAGGACGTGGGTATCGAGCACTCGAAACGCGCCCTTGTCCTCCCCGGTGTGTTCGTCGGGCGAGCGGCGATCGGCCATGAAGGAGAGTTCGCGATCCCTGGCGTACTCGATGAGATCCTTCTTCTTCGGCGGTGCCGTCCGATCGTCGTGGAACCCGTCCCACGCGCCGGGGTCGGAGAGAAACTCCATGATCGCGACCTGCTCGCGCGTCGGCGACTCGATCGGATAGGTCGGGACCTCCTCGATCTCGTCGACGCCGGCTGAAATCGGCTCGGTCGTCCCCTCGTGGGCGTACGTTCTGGGTTCGACGTAGTAGGCGTGAGCGTCCGTCGAGACGTCCATGCACGCGATCGTCGCGCCGATCGCCGGGATCGTGCCGGCCCCGGAGACGTTGACGTACACCTGATCGTCCGCGTGCACGTCGGCGATCGTCGTCACCTCGCCGAGGACGGCGTAGACGTCCGTCAGATCGCACTCCCTGGTCCGAACCTCGGGGACGATCGACTCGAGTTCGTCGCACAACTCGTCGTGGTACGCGGCCCTCGCCGTCGCGTTCCGCTCGGTGCTTCGACCGTCGGGCTCGCCCCGCTCGTCGCCGTCCGGTTCCTCCGGTTCCGCCGACTCCTCGCCGGCGGCGCGCTCGTCCTCGAGGAGATAGACCAGATCGGCCCGCTGGTTCCGTATCGGCTCGAGGATCCGATCGAACTCGTACCCCAGCGGCGTGACGTGAACTCGCTTGACGACCTCCATACACCGAGAGGCGTGTCAGTAAAAATAACTGCTGCGGAATCGCCGGTCCGGCTCGAACCGGATCACCGGCTCGAGGGTCGCGGTGCCCCGGGGGGCCGGCAGTCACGCCGACGCTCGGCGGAGCGGTCTCGGCTCGGCGAAACGTTGACCACGCCGGCTCCGCTAGAAGGGGACAGATGGCCGCCTACGACGCGATCTGTTTCGATCTCGATGCGACCCTCTGCGAGTCGACCCAGGACGCCGGGACGGTGCTCGAGTCGGCGTTCGAGCACGCCGGTTGCGAGCCGTTCTGTACGCCGGCGGATCTGCGTGCCGCCGTGCCCGAGCTGCCGACCGCGGAGACGGACCGCGAGTTCTACGACCACCTCTTTACCGAAGTCGCACGCCGTGCCGGCGCGGACCCCGCGACCGCGCCCCCGCTCGCCGCGGCGTACCTCGAGTCGCGGGATCCGACCGCCGTCGCGTTTCGTCCGGGAGCGAAAGCCGCGCTCGAGCGCGCCCGCGATCTGGCCCGTGTCGGCCTCATCACGAACGGCGGACGGGAGACGCAGACGCGGAAACTCCGGGCGCTGGAGATCGAGGACGCGTTCGACGCCCGGGTCTTCACGGAGCCGAGCGCCGGCATTTTCCCGAAGCCGGACGCGGCACCGTTCGAGCGCGCGCTCGCCGAACTCGAGGCCGCGCCGGACGCGTCGATCCACGTCGGCGACTCGCTCCACGCCGACGTCGCCGGTGCCAACGCGATGGGACTCGATTCGGCCTGGCTCGATCCCGGCCGCGACGACGGGCCCCGCGGGCACGAACCGACCTACGAACTCGCCTCGCTCGAGGCGTTCGAGACGATCGTCTAGCCGTCCCGCTCCTATTGGTCCGGCAAGAGATCCGTGTGGACCACGGCACGATACTGGGTGTCGGTTCCTTCCTCGAGTCGCTTGAGCAGCGCCGCCGCGTTCGGGAAGCTCTCGGGGAGCTCGAACGCGTCGGCCTCGTCGTCGTCGCGTTGCTTGCAGAGTTTGACGAACGCCACCAGCGCGTCGTAGGTCTCCTCGCGGGCGTACACCACGCCGATATCCCGCTCGAGGTCCTCGCGCCAGCGTTCGATGATGGGTTCGGTCGCGCGACGCGGTCGCCGCATCCGCTCGGCCAGTTCCTCAGTGTCGATATCGAGATTCCCGTCTCCCGTTACGCCCTCGAATGCCGCCTGCAGGTCGTCGGACTCCGCCTTAAGCGGCGGGGCGTCCGCTTCCGCCTCGAGCAACGCAGCGACGGCGTCGACTTCCTCGCGGCGGACCGCGACGGGATAGACGAAGTCGTGCGTCTCCTTCGGCAGCGTGTACGACTTCGCCGCGACGCCCTGCTCGCCGGGACCGGACGACCCCAGCATTAGATCGAGTATTCCCATACCCGAAACAGGTATCGTGAGTCGAATAAGCCTTCCGCGCGAGCCTCGACGTCCCGCGTCACCACTTCTCGCCGAGGGCCGCCTTCGCGCCGCCGTAGCCGCTCGCGTCCGTCCACGTCCGTCCGCTCTCGACGTGTTCGACCTCGTAGACGCCGCCGCAGTCCCCACAGCGGTACCGATCGGGCGACTTCACCGGCTTCGACGCGCGGTGGCGGTTCGCCTGCCAGTCGCAGCCGGTCGCCCGACACCGGAGGACGTACCGCGGCTCCGCGAACGCCTCGCAGTGGCGCGGGGCCTCGAGCGCCGCGGCACGCTCGCGAAACCGGTCGCCGTGGCCGGACTCGCCGAACCGCTGGAACTCCCAGGCGTGGACGAGTTCGTGGCGGACGATTCCCGCGAACGCCGGCCAGTCGTACCGCTCGTACGCGCGCCGGGCGAGGACGATCGTCGCCACGTCGCGGTCCGCGTCCCACCGGCAGCAGCCCGCCCGCCGGCGCGCCCGCGACGAGACCGCCCATTCGACGGCCCCGAGGTCGACCGGAAGCCGGTCGTCCGCGACGACCTCGCGGGCGTGAATCCGCGCCCGAGCGACGATCTCGTCCGCGAGCGTGAGTTCGTCTCGGTCGGTCACGGACTCGAGATGGGGGACGGACCCCGAATTTCTTCCGGTCGCTCGACCGGCGGGAACCGCGGTCGGTTTATTAACTCTCGACCGGATTTTTGCTACAGTTAATACAGAAAACCCCGTGTTATAGCAGTCGAATTAATAAGTACGAGCTCTCGAGTTCGACGTACGATGAGTCGTTCCGAGTCAGCGAACGCGCACGACGATCACGGCCACGGTCACGGCCACAGCCACGGTGGGGAGTCGACCAGCAGCCGCAAGCTCGCTGCCGTCTCGCTCATCAATATCGTCGGCTTCCTCGTCGAACTCGGGGGCGGGCTGCTGTTCGGCTCGGTCGCGCTGATCAGCGACGCCGTCCACATGCTGTTCGACGCGCTCGCGTACGTGATGGCCTTCGCTGCCGCCCACGTCGCGGAACGCTACGGCGACGGCGACCGCTGGTCGTACGGCCTCCACCGCCTCGAGCCATTCGCCGCCTTCCTCAACGGGCTGTTGCTCCTGCCGATGGTCGGCTTCATCCTCTGGGAGTCCTATCAGCGGTTTCTGGACCCCGTCGCTATCGGGACCGGTCCGACGATCGCCATCGCGACGGGCGGCTTGCTGGTCAACCTCGGCTCGGTCTTCGTCCTCCACGGCGACGCGATGAGTCTGAACGAGAAGGGCGCGTTCTACCACCTGCTCGGCGACGCCGGCGGTTCGGTCGCCGTCATCGTCTCCGTGATCGCCATCGAACTCACCGGCGTCCGCGCCATCGATCCGCTCGCCGCGGCGCTGATCGCCGCCGTCGTGACCTGGTCGGCGATCGCGGTCCTCCGCGGCAGCGGCGAGATTTTCTTCCTCAAGACGCCGCTCGAGAGCGAGGTCATCCGGTCGCACATCGCCGAGATAGCGGGCGTCGACCGAGTGGACGACTTCCACGCCTGGCAGATCTGCAGCCAGATTACGGTCGCGACGGTCCACGTCGAAACGGGCGTCGAGACGATGGCGGACGCCGAGGCCGTCGTCGGTCGCGTCCACGACGAACTCGCCCACCACGGCGTCGATCACGCCACCGTCGAGCTGTCTCCCCACTACGCCGACCGCGACGTGTACCTCGATACGCATTGCCACTGAGGGCGGAAGCCGACGGCTCTCGGGCGGTCGAACGCTGCGGGAGGGAAACCGAGAATTAGGCCTCGAGCGCCAGCCCCGCTTCGGCCAGCGCCTCGTCGGTCGAGAGATCCTCGTGGACGACGCCGGCGACCGCTCGCGCGATGGCTTCGGGGTTCTCGTGCTGGAAGATCGAACGGCCCATGGAGACGCCCGCACCGCCGGCGTCCATGACGCCGCGGACCATTTCGATCGTCTCGCGGTCGGACCCCTTCGAGCCGCCCGCGATGACGACCGGGAGCCGGGTCGACTCGACGACGTGCTGGAAGCTCTCCGCGTCGCCGCTGTAGCCGGTCTTCACGATGTCGGCACCCAGTTCCTCGGCGAGCCGGACCGCGTGGCCGAGCGACTCGGCGTCCTCGGAATCGACGCCGGGGCCGCGAGCGTAGGCCATCGCGAGCACCGGAATCCCGAACCGCTTGGCCCGTTCGGTGACCTCCGAGAGCTGGCTGATCTGGCCGGGTTCGTGATCCGAGCCGACGTTGATGTGGAAGGAGACGGCGTCGGCACCGACCCGGATGGCCTCCTCGACGCTCCCGGTCATTCGCTTGTCCTGCTCGTCCGGGCCGATCGTGGTCGAGCCGTTGAGGTGGACGATGTAACCCTTCCCGTTCTTGTTCTCGTGGACGCGGGGTGCGACGCCCTTCTGCGTGAGAACCGCGTCCGCACCACCGCTGGTCACGCCGTCGATCGTCGCTTCGATGTCTTTCAGCCCCTGGACGGCACCCATCGTGATGCCGTGGTCCATGGGGACGATTACGTACGATCCGTCTGTCCCGATTCGTTCGAGTCGTGCGTCAATTCCTGTGGTCATTGCGGGAGTGTAGCAAGCTTGCAGTTATGGCTGTTCTGGTTCCGGTGCATCTTCCGGATCGACCGTTACGGTCTCCGCACCGCGGCGTGCGCCCCGTTTGAGCTCGCGGGCTTTGGCCTCGAGTCGGTCGACCGCCGCGTCCGGCGTCTCGCTCGAGGCGATGATGTCGACGAGCGCGCTGCCGACGATGACGCCGTCGGCGCCCGCTTCGACGATTTCGGCCGCGTGGTCGCCCTCGCTGACGCCGAAGCCGACGGCCTTGGGCACGTCGTACGTCGACAGCCGCTCGAGGCTGTCGTGGGTCGCCGTCGAGACGTTCGCTCGCGCACCGGTCGTCCCGAGGCGAGCCTGGACGTACGCGAACCCGGACACCTGCGACATGATGGCGTCCAGCCGCTCGCCCTCGGTCGTCGGCGCGACGATGAAGACGAGATCGAGCCCGTGGGCGTCGCAGGCCTCGCGCAGCGGGGCCGCCTCCTCGGCGGGCAGGTCGGGAACGATGATCCCCGAGAGGCCGGCCTCGGCGGCGCGCTCGACGAACGGCCGTACGTCCGGCTCCGAACCGTACTGCAGGATCATGTTGTAGTACGTCATCACCAGCAGCGGCGCCTCGGTCTCGAGGCCGTCGACCAGCTCGAAGAAGCCCTCGGGGGTCGTCCCGGCCTCGAGCGCGCGGTTGATCGCGGCCTGGATCGTCTGCCCCTCGGCGATCGGCTCCGAGAACGGCAGCCCGAGTTCGATCAGGTCCGAGCCGCCACGGTCGAGGGCCTCGACGTACGCCTTCGTGTCCTCGAGCGACGGATCGCCCGCGGTGATGTAGGTGATCAGCGCCGGGCGGTCCTCGCGGATGGCGGCTTCGACGTCGCTGCCGTGCTCCTCGCTCTCCGCTCGACTCTCGCGGGTCATCCGTCGAACACCTCCACGTCCGGCGCGGCCTCGAGATCGCGTTTTTCGGTCTCCTCGAGCACGGTCTCCAGGTCCTTGTCGCCGCGTCCGGAGACGTTGACGACGACGAGGTCGCCGAGGTCGTCGTCAACGTCTCGCGGGGTTTGTCCGCTCGACGTTTCCGCGACGGGTCCCGCCGCGCGCTCGAGATAGCCCAGCGCGTGACTCGACTCGAGCGCGGGAATGATCCCCTCGAGTCGCGAGAGCCGGTGGAAGCCGTCGAGCGCGGCCTCGTCGTCGACGCTCGCGGGCGTGACCCGCCCCGTCTCGACGAGGTGCGAGAGCTCCGGGCCGACGCCGGCGTAGTCCAGCCCTGCGCTGACGCTGTGTGACTCCATGATCTGGCCGTCCTCGCTCTGGAGGAGCTTCGTCATCGCGCCGTGGAGGACGCCGTCGGTGCCCGTCGAGAGCGTCGCGGAGTTGGGTGCGAGGCCCGCCGTTTCGTCGATCTCGAGGCTCGAGCCGCCGGCCTCGACGGCGTAGAGGTCCACCTCCTCGTCCGGCACGAACGCGTGGAAAGTGCCCATCGTGTTCGAGCCGCCGCCGGCGCAGGCGACCACGCTGTCGGGGAGCCGTCCGGCCGTCGCCTGGATCTGCTCGCGGATTTCGTCGCCGATGACCGACTGGAAGTCCCGGACCATCTTCGGGAACGGGTGCGGGCCGACGACCGAGCCGATCACGTAGTGGGTTCGCTCGACGGTGGTCGCCCAGTCGCGCATCGTCTCGTTGATCGCCTCCTTCAGGGTGCCGCTGCCGGCCTCGACGGGATTCACCTCGGCCCCGTTCATCCGCATGCGGTAGACGTTGGGGCGCTGGCGGTTGACGTCCGTCCGGCCCATGTAGATCTCGCAGGGCATGTCGAGGTGGGCCGCGGCCATCGCCGTCGCGGTGCCGTGTTGCCCGGCACCGGTCTCGGCGATGATCCGCTCTTTGCCCATGTACTTGGCCAGCAGTACCTGTCCGAGTGCATTGTTCAGCTTGTGGGCACCGCCGTGGAGGAGGTCCTCGCGCTTGAGGTAGATCTCGCGGTCGTAGCGCTCGCTCAGCCGGTCCGCGCGCTGGAGCGGCGTCGGCCGCCCGCCGAAGTCTCGCATCCGCTCGTGGAACTCGTCCAGGAATCCGTCCTCGTTCTCGAGGACGTACCGCTCGTAGGCGTCCTCGAGTTCCTGCAGGGCCGGCATCAGCGCCTCGGGGACGTACTGGCCGCCGTAGTCGCCGAACGTGCCCGTCCGTTCGGAGTCGTGCTCGTCGCCGCGTTCGTGTTCCGTGCTCATGTCTTGGAGTCTCCGTCGTACTCGCTCATGTCGTTTCCTCCGTCGTCGATTCGGCCGATTCCGCTCGCGTGAGCCGTCGCGTGTTCTCGGTCACGTCGCTGTCGCCCGCGCCGTGGTCCATGACGGCGCTCCCGACCAGGAGGGCGTCGGCACCCGCCTTGCGCATCCGTCGCACGTCGGCCGGCGACGACACCCCGCTCTCGGCGATCAGCGTCACGTCGGCCGGAGCGTGGGGGGCGACGGACTCGAACGTTTCGAGGTCGACCTCGAGTCGCGCCAGATCGCGGTTGTTCACCCCGATGATCTCCGCGCCCGCCGCGAGCGCGGCCTCGAGTTCCGCGCGGTCGTGCACTTCCACGAGGGGTTGAAAGCCGCGCTCGCGGGCCGCGGCGACGAGCGCCTCGAGGTCGTCGACGAACCTGACGATCACCAGCAACAGGTCCGCCGCGACGACATCCATCCCCGGTTCGTCGAGGACGAAGTCCTTGCGCAGGACCGGCACGTCGACGGCCTCCCGGATGCGGGTCAGCGCGTCCGGCGACCCGCCGAAGTGGGTCGGCTCCGTGAGCACCGAAATCGCCGCCGCGCCGCCGTCGACCATCGCCCGCGCGAGTTCGACCGGATCGTCGTCTCGAGTCCCCTCGGCCGTCGGACTCGTCGGTTTCACCTCCGCGATCACTGGGACTCGTCCCTCGGCCTCCGCGTCGGCCAACGCGTCGGACAGCGAGCGCGCGTCGACGTCGATGACGGCGTCACCGCCCGAGCGCTCCCGGGCCGCCTCGAGGATCGACCGCACCGCGGGCGCGAGCTCCGTATCGGAGTTCATTATTGTACATCGACGTACTCATATGTACATAAGGCTTGCGTCCTGGAGACACACGGACCGACGGCCGTCGAGCGCGCGGACCGGCGGCTATTCAAGCCCGGCCCGCCTACGGCGGCCTATGGTCGACGTTACGGACGCCGGAATTTACGCGCGCGAGTCGAACTACCTCGATCGGTACGTTCAGCTCGGAGCCGCCAGCGGGCGGGTCCTGAGCGTCTCCTTCCCCGAGATTCCCGACGACGACGTCGAGGACGAGCACCCGTTCCTGGATCGAATCTTCGAATACCTCGACGGCCTCGAGCCGGTCACCTTCGAGGACGTCCAGATCGCGATGACCATGCCGACCGACCAGCGGGCGGTCCTCGAGGGCGTTCGGGAGATCCCCTACGGGGATCAGGTCACCGTCGAGACGCTCGCCCGGATGACCTCCGGGCTCGACCACGAGGACGACGACGACATCATCCTCGTCCGGACCGCGCTGGACGAGAACCCCGCCCCGCTGCTGATCCCGGACCACCGCGTGCGCGACGGTCCCAGCGCCGCGCCGCCGGACGTCGAACAGAAGCTGCGGTCGCTCGAGGGGTTGTAACCGCGACGACTGCCGCGGTCCGTTCCCGACCGGCCGATCGCTACTGGTGTGGGTTCGGTAGCCGTCCTGCGAGCGGAACGAAGTGATACATCGATCGCGCCTTCGCGCAGTAACACGATGGACCGGCCGGTACACGTCCGACGATCTCGAGCGGATCTGATCGCCGATCGCTAGAAATCCGACCGATCGACCTTCTCGGGCGCTTCGAAATCCGTCGCCAGCTCGAGCAACTGCACCAGAATCCGACCGGTCGCGCCCCAGACGGTGTAGCCGTTCACGTGGAAGTAGTGGATGACGATCTCGCCGTAGTAGGGGTGCGATCGACGCTCGTACTCGTAGTTGTCGGGGTCGAGCAGCCCCGATAGCGGGAGGACGACGATCTCGGCGACCTCGCTCTCCTCGCGGCGGTACGCCCGATCGGGGACGTGGGCGACGAACGGCGTCACGGCGTACTCGGTCACCGTCCGAATGTCGTCGAGCTGGCCGACGACCTCGGCCTCGCTGCGCTCGAGGCCGATCTCCTCGTTGGCCTCCCGGAGCGCGGTCTCGAGGATGCTCTCGTCTTTGGGTTCGGCCCCGCCGCCGGGGAAACTCATCTGGCCGGGGTGTTCGCCGAGGTGGTCCGCCCGGCGGGTGAACAGCAGGTGATCCTCGCCGTCGCGGTCGACGATCGGTGCGAGGACGGCCGCGTCGTACTCCTGATCGTCGATCTCGGTCGGATCGTAGTTCGCGACCGGCTCGAGGGTCAGTCGTCGCGCCGTCATTCCTCGAGCGCGTCCTCCAGCCGCGTCCGTTCGTCGGTGAGATCCACCGGTGCCCACGCCTCGACGTCGTAGCTGACGTCGATCAGGGTCCGAATCCGCTCGGCGTCGGCGGTCTCGACGGCCTCCCCGGCGGCCTCGATCACGCGTTCGCGGGCGGTCCTCCCCAGCGCCTCGCGATCGAGCCGTCGCCGCTCGACGTCGAGAATGTGGGGAACGTCCTCCGCGTGGTCCGGTACCGCGGGAAAGGCCGTCGGGCCGGCGACCAGCAGCGGGTCGCCGTCCGCGGTCGACGGCGAGTCCTCGTCGCCGGAATCGTACCGAACGAGCGCGAACGACTCGACTGCGTCGTCGATGGCCGCCTCGAGGGCCCCGTCGTCGACTGACTGCCCGTCGGCCCGGTAGGCGGCCTCGGCGAGCGCCCGCTCGAGTTCCGCGCGGGTCAACCCCCCGAAGAGGTCGACCACGCCGGCCAGTTCGTCGGCGGTCGCATCCATACGGAGTCCAACGGCGGGTGATGGGATTAGTCTTTAGTCTTTAGCCTTGGGAGCGCGAGCCGAGTCGCCGGTCCCGCCACGGCCGGGCGGCCGCGAGCACGTCGCTCGGGGCGAACGGGGCATCGATCCACCGCGGCAGTCGCGTATCCGGCCCCGGCGGGGCGATCGATTCGGCGTAGCGGGCCACCTGATCCCGTTCGGCCGCCGGCTCGTACTCGAGCCCGTTGAACGCCGCGTCGGCGTGATACTGGTCGATCAGCTCCGCACCGACGGCCCGGTACCGCTCGGGGAGCGTCGCGTACTCGAGGGCGACGCCGTGTTCCTCGAGGACGCGAAGGAGCGCGGCGGCGACTTCGCGACTCATTCCCTCGAGGCCGGCGTCGCCGGCGACCGCGCGGTGGTCGTGTTCGTGGCGGCCGAGGTCAACCTGTGCGGTCCCCTCGAAGCCGGCGAGCGCGTAGGCGTCGCCGAGCGTTCCGACCTCGAGCCCCCACGCGCGCGGTGCACGAAGCCGCCGCGCGAGACGGGCAGTCGCGGCGAACTCGCCAGCCAGCGCGTACCGGAACGCGCCGAGGTAGTCCACGATCGGCGCGTCGTGGGCGTCCGCGAGCGCCCGGAGCAGCGGTTCGTAGAACAGGCGGAAGAGTCGGCCGTAGAGCCGGCCCCGCTCGACGCGGGCGTAGTACCCCTTCGAAAACTC
It includes:
- a CDS encoding DUF7109 family protein, with the protein product MDATADELAGVVDLFGGLTRAELERALAEAAYRADGQSVDDGALEAAIDDAVESFALVRYDSGDEDSPSTADGDPLLVAGPTAFPAVPDHAEDVPHILDVERRRLDREALGRTARERVIEAAGEAVETADAERIRTLIDVSYDVEAWAPVDLTDERTRLEDALEE
- a CDS encoding glycosyltransferase family protein, whose protein sequence is MEYVQERIATLHEFGGDGRTRGGLAHDAARAVAETAVVVPMTGREYESPAAERVLEELERLEPAPAAVFVPVRADPDRIGPFRDWLDTFALPTRVLWCNAPAVDALLAEAGLGGQFGKGRDVWLALGPAAAVADAVVVHDADARSYEAAHVRRLLAPLTMDFEFSKGYYARVERGRLYGRLFRLFYEPLLRALADAHDAPIVDYLGAFRYALAGEFAATARLARRLRAPRAWGLEVGTLGDAYALAGFEGTAQVDLGRHEHDHRAVAGDAGLEGMSREVAAALLRVLEEHGVALEYATLPERYRAVGAELIDQYHADAAFNGLEYEPAAERDQVARYAESIAPPGPDTRLPRWIDAPFAPSDVLAAARPWRDRRLGSRSQG
- a CDS encoding MGMT family protein produces the protein MVDVTDAGIYARESNYLDRYVQLGAASGRVLSVSFPEIPDDDVEDEHPFLDRIFEYLDGLEPVTFEDVQIAMTMPTDQRAVLEGVREIPYGDQVTVETLARMTSGLDHEDDDDIILVRTALDENPAPLLIPDHRVRDGPSAAPPDVEQKLRSLEGL
- a CDS encoding NUDIX hydrolase; translation: MTARRLTLEPVANYDPTEIDDQEYDAAVLAPIVDRDGEDHLLFTRRADHLGEHPGQMSFPGGGAEPKDESILETALREANEEIGLERSEAEVVGQLDDIRTVTEYAVTPFVAHVPDRAYRREESEVAEIVVLPLSGLLDPDNYEYERRSHPYYGEIVIHYFHVNGYTVWGATGRILVQLLELATDFEAPEKVDRSDF